In Nicotiana tabacum cultivar K326 chromosome 21, ASM71507v2, whole genome shotgun sequence, one DNA window encodes the following:
- the LOC107772840 gene encoding tetraspanin-8-like, producing MVRVSNNLVGILNIITFLISIPIIAGGIWLSRQANTECERFLEKPVIALGIFVMLVSLAGLIGSCCRVSWLLWVYLFVMFLLILLIFCFTIFAFVVTNKGAGEALSGKGYKEYRLGDYSNWLQKRVNNHWGKIQSCLQDSKICKTLIDDGSSTKVEDFYKKHLSALQSGCCKPSNDCNFAYVSPTNWTRTASSSSTNPDCGLWNNDPNVLCYSCQSCKAGLLDNIKSDWKRVAVLNIIFLVFLIIVYSVGCCAFRNTRRDNSYKRYP from the exons ATGGTGCGTGTGAGTAACAATTTAGTAGGAATTCTCAACATAATCACATTTCTCATTTCAATCCCAATTATAGCAGGAGGGATATGGCTATCAAGGCAAGCAAATACAGAATGCGAAAGGTTTCTTGAAAAGCCTGTGATCGCACTTGGAATATTTGTCATGTTAGTTTCACTAGCTGGATTAATTGGTTCCTGTTGTAGAGTTTCATGGCTTCTTTGGGTTTACCTTTTCGTTATGTTCTTGTTGATTTTGTTAATCTTTTGCTTCACTATTTTTGCATTTGTGGTGACTAATAAAGGGGCTGGTGAAGCACTTTCTGGTAAAGGGTATAAAGAGTATAGGCTTGGTGATTATTCTAATTGGTTACAGAAAAGGGTTAATAATCATTGGGGTAAGATTCAGAGTTGTTTGCAGGATAGTAAGATCTGCAAAACTTTGATTGATGATGGGTCTAGCACAAAAGTTGaagatttttacaaaaaacaTCTCTCTGCTCTTCAG TCTGGTTGCTGCAAGCCATCAAACGACTGCAACTTTGCCTATGTGAGCCCGACCAACTGGACCAGGACTGCAAGCTCATCCTCAACCAATCCAGACTGTGGCCTTTGGAACAATGATCCGAATGTCTTGTGCTATAGCTGCCAATCCTGCAAAGCTGGCCTGCTAGACAATATCAAGAGTGACTGGAAGAGAGTAGCCGTACTCAATATCATATTCCTCGTCTTCCTCATCATCGTCTACTCTGTTGGATGTTGTGCCTTCAGAAACACCAGGCGTGACAATTCTTATAAGCGTTACCCTTGA
- the LOC142175390 gene encoding uncharacterized protein LOC142175390, whose amino-acid sequence MGQPQATMPDQVQELGVQDAPSPVPTVVPTVALPTDAVARLLNVLEALVPTQGGSSDNSADPQSFLDGTLKALRALGCSSERVVELTTYKLEDMANTWYETILLGRPAGAAPLTWDEFSKLFMDHLLPDSLRQKYARDFERLVQTPNMDVSTYNTKFCNLARYAPYLVPTHEARVRRFVDGLVGRLYTAVALQIKTLSYTDVVDLARKIENKGRDERASSELRKKAKTEGSFNGVCQTCGRSHLGQCGVLIGECFRCGQLGHHLRDCPQPPRNFNQDSTQSAAPTHTTRNTLGATGTGNRGRGTGDRATVNQGQGNAGRVATPVGESLLAEYVYCACQIRVEGRDTLDELILSSCYAIVDCHAKIVKFEIPNEPSFILRGSQVPEICKVVSFMKAQRLLKKGCLGLLAIVNDTRKETVSIENVPVVREFSDVFPEDLPGLPPVREIDFGIDLPPDTQPISIPPYRMAPAELR is encoded by the exons ATGGGTCAACCCCAAGCTACTATGCCAGATCAAGTGCAAGAACTGGGGGTTCAGGATGCTCCATCACCAGTGCCAACTGTTGTACCTACTGTTGCCTTACCTACAGATGCAGTGGCAAGGTTATTGAATGTGTTAGAGGCATTGGTGCCTACTCAGGGTGGAA GTTCTGATAATTCAGCAGATCCTCAAAGTTTCTTAGATGGGACACTCAAGGCATTGCGTGCTCTAGGATGTTCTAGTGAGAGGGTCGTGGAGCTCACAACATACAAACTAGAGGATATGGCTAACACATGGTATGAAACTATATTGCTAGGAAGGCCAGCAGGAGCAGCCCCACTGACATGGGACGAGTTCAGTAAGTTGTTTATGGATCATCTTCTTCCAGATAGCCTGAGGCAAAAATATGCTAGAGACTTTGAGAGATTAGTTCAGACTCCAAATATGGATGTGTCAACCTACAACACGAAGTTTTGCAATCTGGCGAGATATGCTCCTTACTTAGTGCCTACCCATGAAGCTCGAGTtcggaggtttgttgatgggttggTTGGTCGTCTATACACTGCAGTTGCCCTACAGATAAAGACTTTGTCCTACACTGATGTAGTCGATCTCGCTAGAAAGATTGAAAATAAGGGACGTGATGAGCGTGCATCTAGTGAATTACGTAAGAAGGCCAAGACGGAAGGATCTTTCAATGGCG TCTGCCAGACCTGTGGTAGATCACATTTGGGCCAGTGTGGTGTTCTGATTGGAGAGTGCTTTCGATGTGGCCAGTTGGGACATCACTTGAGGGATTGCCCTCAGCCTCCGAGGAATTTCAACCAGGATTCTACTCAGTCAGCTGCACCTACTCATACTACTCGTAATACCTTAGGTGCTACAGGTACAGGAAATAGAGGTCGAGGTACTGGAGATCGTGCTACGGTAAATCAAGGACAAGGGAATGCTGGTAGAG TTGCTACTCCTGTTGGGGAGTCTCTATTAGCTGAATATGTGTACTGTGCTTGCCAGATTCGGGTTGAGGGTAGAGATACTCTAGATGAACTTATT TTATCTTCTTGCTATGCTATCGTCGATTGTCATGCAAAGATAGTTAAATTTGAGATACCAAACGAACCCAGTTTTATTCTAAGAGGGAGTCAGGTTCCAGAGATTTGTAAAGTTGTATCctttatgaaggctcaacgacTTCTGAAGAAAGGTTGCTTGGGTCTCTTAGCTATTGTAAATGACACAAGAAAGGAAACAGTTAGTATAGAAAATGTACCAGTGGTGAGAGaattttcggatgtatttcctgaggATTTACCAGGATTGCCTCCAGTACGAGAaatagattttggtattgatttgccaCCTGATACACAACCCATATCAATACCCCCATATcggatggcaccagcagagttgaggTAG